The genomic region ATTCGGCGATTGCCCAGCAGGCGGTGTACTGGGTGCTGATTCAAGGCGCCTTCTGTCTCGCGCTCTGCTTTATCTCCGCTCAGCTCGGACGCCTCATTCACCGCGTCCACACGACGCTGAGGGCGCAGAGAAAGATGAGCCGCTCGCTATTCAGTTAACCCGGCCAATTTTTCAGAGGGAGTCTTCCATGTCACGCAAGGTCCACCGCAAGCCACAAGCCTTTACGCTCATTGAACTGCTCGTCGTGATCTCCGTGATCGCGATCATGGCCGCGATCCTCTTCCCAGTGTTCGCGAAGGCGCGGGAAAAAGGCCGGCAGGCCGCCTGCATCAGCAATGAGAAACAGCTGGGCGTCGCCATTCTCGCCTACACCCAGGATTACGATGAGGTGCTGCCGCTGCGCACGACCGCCGAGGAGGAATACAGCTGGAAGTACGAGATCTCGCCCTATCTGAAGTCCACGGAAGTCTTCAAATGTCCGTCCAATCCCTCGCGCGGCAAGGATGATTACAACACCGCGATGGAATTGCAGCCGCTGGGAATGCCCGTCTTTCCGCCATCGTACGCCGTCAATCGCGGGAGCGGCGCCAACGGCCCGTTTGTCGATGAGCCCCTGCCCGCCGGAGCTACTCCGACATCACTCCGGGACGCAACATCCGTCGTCCATCTCGCCAGCATCCAATCGCCGTCGCAGGTCATCGGCGTCGTCGAAACCACCGCGCTCTACACGGACTTCATCGTCACGGACTTGCTCTGGCGCGCCCCAAATCCATCCCTCTTCGAAGAATCGGGAAACCTGTTCGCCGGACACAACGGGCGCGGTAATTTCCTCTTCATGGACGGCCATGTCAAAGCCATGAAACCGCTCACCACGCTCGACCTTGGGGACGGCGGCTCCGGCCCGGTAAACCTATGGACCAACGACAATAAACCGTTCCTCGGCGACCCCAATGCGTCCGCCCCCGGCGATACGACGGGGAAAACAGTACTGAGCTATTCGGAGGAGATGTATCAATAAATTTCCGCCGCCTTGCAATTTTCGTGTTTGAGAGAATTTTTTGATAATGTATTTTTACTGAATAGGTATAATCGCACATCAAATCTCACTCAGACAGGACGTAAGGCATCATGATGAAATCGACCGCGCTGATCCCGCTGGCTCTCCTGAGTTACGTACTGTTCCCCAGCGCCGCCGCGCAGGCGCAGAAAAAAGTCGCCCCGACAGCGGCGGCCGCCGCCGAGACAAACCGGGCAGAGGGCAAGCCCACGGTGCTCAACGGCATCCGTGAAACGACGCTGCCCAACGGCCTGACGATCCTGACCAAGGAAGTCCACGCCGCGCCCGTGGTTTATTTCTCGGTGTACTACAGGGTCGGCTCGGTCAACGAGCAGGTCGGCCAGACGGGCATGAGCCACCTGATGGAGCATATGATGTTCAAGGGGACCAAGTCGCGCGGCCCCGGCGTCATCAGCTCCACGCTCCAGACCAACGGCGCCGACTTCAACGCGTCGACCTACTTCGACCGGACCGAGTACCATGAGACGCTCGCGTCGGACCGTCTGGAAACGGCGATGCAGATCGAATCGGACCGCATGGTCAACTCGCTCTACGATGAGAAGCAGCATCAGAAAGAGATGAGCGTCGTGCGGTCGGAGTACGAAGCCGGCGAGAATAATCCCGGCGAGGCTTTATATAAGGCCGTACGACTCGCGGCGTATCAGGTGCATCCATACCGGTGGGAGACGATTGGGTTTCGGTCGGACATCGAGAACTTCACGCGCGACGAGATGTACGCGTATTACAAGAACTACTATACGCCTAACAATGCGACCGTGGTGATCGTCGGCGACATCGACACCGCGAAGGCGATTGCGATGGTGACCAAGTACTTTGGATCGATCCCCTCGCACCCGGTCGCCGAGCACTTCATCACCCCGGAGCCGGCGCAGGAAGGTGAGCGGCGCGTGACGGTCTCGCGCGCGGGAACGACGCCGCAGATTCTGATCGGTTACCATATCCCCGGCGTGATGAACCCCGACCGGTACGCCGTGGATGTGCTGGAGACGGTGCTGAGCGGCGGCCGCACGTTCGGACGCCAACGCCAGCGATACGGGCCTACGCGATCCAGACCTCTTCATCCTTGGCGCCTCCGCGCAGCCCGGCCACACCAACCCCGAGCTGGAGAAGGCGCTGCTGGACGAGGCGGAGAAGGTAAAGACGACGCCGATCTCGGGCGAGGAACTGACCCGCGCGGTCAATCAGGCCGAGGCCGATCATGTCTTTGGCGGCGAATCGGTCACCGAACAGGGAAGCCAGTTGGGCGAAAACGCCATGCGCGGCGATTGGCGCTACGGCGAATACTACCTGCAAAACCTGCGTAAGGTGACGCCGGCGGACGTGCAGCGCGTCGCCCAAAAGTATCTGGTCGAACGCAACCGCACCGTCGGTTACTTCGAGCCGATCCGCGCCGCGAACGCTCCGGGCGGCGCCGCTCCCGCCATCCCGGCGCCCGCCGGCGTTGTCGCCCCCAATCCCGTCAAAATGCATCTGCGCGATTACCACATGTCGCGGCCTGCCGCGGCTCGTCCGGCGTCCCTCCTCGCGGCCAGCGCCAAAGGCGCGCTGCCGACAAAAGTGGTGCTGGACAATGGGATTACGGTGGTCGTGCAGGAAAATCACGCGACACCGACTGTCTCCATCAGCGGCGCGCTGATGAGCGCTGGATCGGTCTTCGATCCGCAGGACAAGCGCGGCCTCGCCGGATTCACGGCGGCGCAGCTTTCGCGCGGCACGCAGTCGCGTTCGCTCCTCGATATCGCCAAGATCCTCGAAGGCGGCGGCTCCAGCGTCTCGATCGGCGGGGGCGATGAGTATGCGTCGCTGGGCGCGCACGGTCTGTCCAAGAACTTCGATACCCTGCTGGATGTCCTGTCCGACGAACTTCGTCATCCGGCGTTCCCGGCGGACGAACTGGAAAAGGCGCGCCGCCAATCGCTGGCGGGGGTGAGCTC from Capsulimonas corticalis harbors:
- a CDS encoding prepilin-type N-terminal cleavage/methylation domain-containing protein, with the protein product MSRKVHRKPQAFTLIELLVVISVIAIMAAILFPVFAKAREKGRQAACISNEKQLGVAILAYTQDYDEVLPLRTTAEEEYSWKYEISPYLKSTEVFKCPSNPSRGKDDYNTAMELQPLGMPVFPPSYAVNRGSGANGPFVDEPLPAGATPTSLRDATSVVHLASIQSPSQVIGVVETTALYTDFIVTDLLWRAPNPSLFEESGNLFAGHNGRGNFLFMDGHVKAMKPLTTLDLGDGGSGPVNLWTNDNKPFLGDPNASAPGDTTGKTVLSYSEEMYQ
- a CDS encoding M16 family metallopeptidase, which produces MMKSTALIPLALLSYVLFPSAAAQAQKKVAPTAAAAAETNRAEGKPTVLNGIRETTLPNGLTILTKEVHAAPVVYFSVYYRVGSVNEQVGQTGMSHLMEHMMFKGTKSRGPGVISSTLQTNGADFNASTYFDRTEYHETLASDRLETAMQIESDRMVNSLYDEKQHQKEMSVVRSEYEAGENNPGEALYKAVRLAAYQVHPYRWETIGFRSDIENFTRDEMYAYYKNYYTPNNATVVIVGDIDTAKAIAMVTKYFGSIPSHPVAEHFITPEPAQEGERRVTVSRAGTTPQILIGYHIPGVMNPDRYAVDVLETVLSGGRTFGRQRQRYGPTRSRPLHPWRLRAARPHQPRAGEGAAGRGGEGKDDADLGRGTDPRGQSGRGRSCLWRRIGHRTGKPVGRKRHARRLALRRILPAKPA